In Nocardia yunnanensis, one DNA window encodes the following:
- a CDS encoding SgcJ/EcaC family oxidoreductase, translating into MSDTAVQTDRDAVLAVLDSVYTAWLANDADAFVTHYDPDATSVQPGIFSHGREAVRTRLAASFQGPLRGSRVIDNPELVRFPTPDTAVVTSHAAIVMAGETEPPADRWVRSTWVIVRRDGRWLLTAFHTCPA; encoded by the coding sequence ATGTCCGACACCGCCGTACAGACCGACCGCGACGCCGTGCTCGCCGTCCTGGACAGCGTCTACACCGCCTGGCTCGCCAACGACGCCGACGCCTTCGTCACCCACTACGACCCGGACGCCACCTCGGTGCAGCCCGGCATCTTCAGCCACGGACGCGAGGCCGTGCGCACCCGCTTGGCCGCGAGTTTCCAAGGCCCCCTGCGCGGTTCGCGCGTGATCGACAATCCGGAGCTGGTCCGCTTCCCGACCCCCGACACCGCCGTCGTGACCAGCCACGCCGCCATCGTCATGGCCGGCGAGACCGAACCGCCCGCCGACCGCTGGGTCCGCTCCACCTGGGTCATCGTCCGCCGCGACGGCCGCTGGCTGCTCACCGCCTTCCACACCTGCCCGGCCTGA
- a CDS encoding SDR family NAD(P)-dependent oxidoreductase, whose translation MVTSRGVLVTGASRGIGRAIATAFAAAGDRVAVHYSSRREEAERTLRGLPGDGHVLIGADVSDPAAAARLVDEAVDRLGTVHVLVNNAAINLPHPLPSTDYLEWQRVWRQTVEVNLLGTANVSYRAARHMIDNGVPGRIVNIGSRGASRGEPDHPAYGATKAAVQALGQSLAVSLAPFGIGVASVAPGFIATERVAERVTEAVRAQSPFGRVGEPAEIAAAVLYLASPQAVWSSGAVLDVNGASYLH comes from the coding sequence ATGGTGACGAGTCGGGGTGTGCTGGTGACGGGGGCTTCACGCGGGATCGGGCGGGCGATCGCGACGGCATTCGCGGCGGCCGGCGACCGGGTGGCGGTGCACTACTCGTCGCGACGCGAGGAAGCCGAACGGACCCTGCGCGGTCTGCCCGGGGACGGGCACGTGCTGATCGGCGCCGACGTCTCCGATCCGGCCGCGGCCGCGCGGCTCGTCGACGAGGCGGTCGACCGTCTGGGTACCGTGCACGTGCTGGTGAACAATGCCGCGATCAACCTGCCCCATCCGCTGCCGTCGACGGATTACCTGGAATGGCAACGGGTTTGGCGGCAGACGGTCGAGGTGAACCTGCTGGGCACCGCGAACGTCTCCTACCGGGCCGCGCGGCACATGATCGACAACGGGGTGCCCGGCCGCATCGTGAACATCGGTTCGCGCGGGGCCTCGCGAGGTGAGCCGGACCATCCCGCCTACGGAGCGACCAAGGCCGCGGTGCAGGCGCTGGGGCAGTCGCTCGCGGTGTCGTTGGCCCCCTTCGGAATCGGGGTGGCCTCGGTCGCTCCCGGTTTCATCGCCACCGAACGGGTGGCCGAGCGCGTCACCGAGGCCGTCCGGGCGCAGAGCCCGTTCGGGCGGGTCGGCGAACCGGCCGAGATCGCGGCCGCCGTCCTGTATCTGGCGTCGCCGCAAGCCGTCTGGAGTTCCGGGGCGGTGCTGGACGTGAACGGCGCGTCCTACCTGCACTGA
- a CDS encoding L,D-transpeptidase, with protein MMSRSSLGLAARSAVFAGIAVAGVAAVPAQAEPLWPGGPDVPGVPAIVPGIAPSDVNAPCATAGARACLKLSTNEAWLMDNGKVVFGPTPISHGMPGFETPPGVFHVSFKKPFHWSTMHNAPMEYAVFFNGDIAFHIGPVDKKSHGCIRMTPDGAREFFNYLNPGDMVEVVP; from the coding sequence ATGATGAGCAGAAGTTCCCTCGGCTTGGCGGCGCGGTCGGCGGTTTTCGCCGGTATCGCGGTCGCGGGAGTCGCGGCGGTGCCCGCGCAAGCCGAACCATTGTGGCCCGGCGGCCCGGATGTTCCCGGCGTCCCGGCCATCGTTCCCGGCATCGCGCCCAGCGATGTCAACGCGCCGTGCGCGACGGCGGGCGCCCGCGCCTGCCTGAAGCTCAGCACCAATGAGGCGTGGCTGATGGACAACGGCAAGGTCGTCTTCGGCCCCACCCCGATTTCGCACGGTATGCCCGGTTTCGAGACTCCGCCGGGCGTGTTCCACGTGTCGTTCAAGAAGCCGTTCCACTGGAGCACCATGCACAACGCTCCGATGGAGTACGCGGTGTTCTTCAACGGCGACATCGCCTTCCACATCGGCCCGGTGGACAAGAAGTCCCACGGCTGCATCCGGATGACACCGGACGGCGCGCGCGAGTTCTTCAACTACCTCAACCCCGGCGATATGGTCGAGGTCGTGCCGTAG
- a CDS encoding MlaD family protein has protein sequence MISGGGGRVNVLRGRKTLVGNLALVVLLLIGAGYLAFDIARVRRPGSTYAVTVQLDRSGGLQSGNDVTWRGYRVGSITSIELIDGGAGVAARAEIEDRYRIPADTDIHVGALSGAGEQYLDFRPHTDSAPYLRDGQVIRFDPGHISTPTPIWETLTNSNELIAQIDPDKYAVILDNLNTALSGGPDQLKGLIDGLSVATTGLDNRLPQTVSLIQNLRVIAGTTSHAQPDLGTLTRNSRVLVDQAAVAETELRRLLDDAPGQIAVADSILDRDMDPLERLANTMNAIVRAALLRLPALRALFPALVVGTSAMGVPAHDGEFYTIADAWPRPWCTYSSRPIPPFVASEATFGRWNYCDNPPADQQIRGSANAPRPDVPNNGADMPTGVDPNGRTLPPVR, from the coding sequence GTGATCAGCGGTGGAGGCGGGCGTGTGAACGTGCTGCGCGGGCGCAAGACCTTGGTGGGGAATCTGGCTCTGGTAGTGCTTCTTTTGATCGGCGCGGGATATCTGGCCTTCGATATCGCCCGGGTGCGCCGACCGGGCAGCACCTACGCGGTGACCGTGCAATTGGATCGGTCGGGCGGTTTGCAGTCCGGTAACGACGTCACCTGGCGTGGGTACCGGGTGGGGTCGATCACGAGTATCGAACTCATCGACGGCGGGGCCGGCGTGGCCGCGCGAGCGGAAATCGAAGACCGCTACCGCATTCCTGCCGACACCGACATCCACGTCGGTGCGCTCTCGGGCGCGGGTGAGCAGTACCTCGACTTCCGGCCGCACACCGACAGCGCGCCGTACCTGCGCGACGGGCAGGTGATCCGCTTCGACCCCGGTCACATCAGCACGCCCACCCCGATCTGGGAGACGCTGACCAACAGCAACGAGCTGATCGCCCAGATCGATCCGGACAAATACGCGGTGATCCTCGACAACCTGAACACCGCGCTCAGCGGCGGGCCCGATCAGCTGAAGGGTCTCATCGACGGATTGAGCGTGGCCACCACCGGATTGGACAACCGGCTGCCGCAGACGGTGAGCCTCATCCAGAACCTGCGCGTCATCGCGGGCACCACCTCGCACGCCCAACCGGATCTGGGCACGCTGACCCGCAATTCGCGGGTACTGGTCGATCAGGCCGCGGTGGCCGAGACCGAACTGCGGCGGCTGCTCGACGACGCGCCCGGGCAGATCGCCGTCGCCGACAGCATTCTCGACCGGGACATGGACCCGCTCGAGCGGCTGGCCAACACGATGAACGCCATCGTGCGGGCCGCGCTCCTGCGACTGCCCGCGCTGCGGGCGCTGTTTCCAGCCCTGGTGGTCGGCACCAGCGCGATGGGCGTGCCGGCGCACGACGGCGAGTTCTACACCATCGCCGATGCCTGGCCGCGGCCGTGGTGCACGTATTCGAGCCGGCCGATCCCGCCGTTCGTGGCGTCTGAGGCGACCTTCGGGCGTTGGAACTACTGCGACAATCCGCCCGCCGACCAGCAGATTCGCGGGTCGGCGAACGCGCCGCGCCCGGATGTGCCCAACAACGGCGCGGACATGCCGACCGGTGTGGATCCCAATGGCCGCACGCTGCCGCCGGTTCGGTGA
- a CDS encoding FAD-binding oxidoreductase gives MTRSWWGWGTVEDAVTGAERAALTRRIAELMPEADLTVHEPPALADLAIPASRIEAPKALADLASGDLADRVAHGHGQAFRDVVRALLGRIAHVPDLVVRPRTEGEVIDILDWCADAGIAVIPFGGGTSVVGGVEPRGVDDYPGVVSLDLGGLNRVLEVDRVSRAARIQAGMLGPALEQGLRPHGLTLRHFPQSFEFSTLGGWLATRAGGHYATVYTHIDDMVESLRVVTPVGISQSRRLPGSGAGPSPDRMFLGSEGILGVITEAWLRVQERPRWRAGASVLFADYTAAVTATRTIAQAGLFPANCRLLDPVEAFLNAGTASAGGVLVLGFESADHPVDEAMSRALRICRDHGGTVPDGVRATDAEHEAGNAAAGAADTWRSSFLRMPYQRDALAAQSMIVETFETACTWDRFDELRAAVQAAATAAFATLRVTGVVSCRFTHVYPDGPAPYFGIYAAGTWGRTVEQWDEIKAAVSQALSDAGGTITHHHAVGRDHRPWYDRQRPEPFAVALRAAKAALDPAGILNPGVLLAPAAR, from the coding sequence GTGACACGATCGTGGTGGGGATGGGGCACTGTCGAGGACGCGGTCACCGGCGCCGAGCGCGCCGCGTTGACCCGCCGCATCGCCGAGTTGATGCCCGAGGCCGATCTGACGGTGCACGAGCCGCCCGCCCTCGCCGATCTCGCGATCCCCGCCTCCCGGATCGAGGCGCCGAAAGCGTTGGCGGACTTGGCATCCGGTGACCTCGCCGATCGGGTCGCGCACGGGCACGGGCAGGCGTTCCGGGATGTGGTGCGGGCCCTGCTGGGCCGGATCGCGCACGTGCCGGATCTGGTGGTGCGCCCGCGCACGGAAGGCGAGGTGATCGACATCCTGGACTGGTGCGCGGACGCGGGGATCGCGGTGATCCCGTTCGGCGGCGGCACTTCCGTGGTCGGCGGCGTCGAACCGCGGGGCGTGGACGACTATCCGGGCGTGGTGTCGCTGGATCTGGGCGGGCTGAACCGGGTGCTGGAGGTCGACCGGGTGAGCCGGGCGGCCCGCATCCAGGCGGGCATGCTGGGTCCCGCGCTGGAACAGGGCCTGCGCCCACATGGGTTGACGCTGCGGCATTTTCCGCAGTCGTTCGAGTTCTCGACCCTCGGCGGCTGGCTGGCGACCCGCGCCGGCGGGCACTACGCGACCGTCTACACCCACATCGACGACATGGTCGAATCGCTGCGCGTGGTGACGCCGGTCGGGATCAGCCAGTCGCGCCGGCTGCCCGGTTCCGGCGCGGGCCCCTCACCCGACCGCATGTTCCTGGGATCGGAGGGAATTCTCGGCGTGATCACCGAGGCGTGGCTGCGGGTGCAGGAGCGCCCGCGCTGGCGGGCCGGGGCCTCGGTGTTGTTCGCCGACTACACCGCCGCGGTCACCGCCACCCGCACCATCGCCCAGGCGGGACTGTTCCCCGCCAACTGCCGGCTGCTGGATCCGGTGGAGGCGTTCCTCAACGCGGGCACCGCGAGCGCGGGCGGAGTGCTGGTGCTGGGGTTCGAGTCCGCGGATCATCCGGTGGACGAGGCGATGTCGCGGGCGCTGCGGATCTGCCGCGATCACGGCGGCACGGTGCCCGACGGTGTGCGCGCCACCGACGCCGAGCACGAGGCGGGCAACGCGGCGGCGGGCGCGGCCGACACCTGGCGGTCCTCGTTCCTTCGCATGCCGTATCAGCGCGATGCGCTGGCCGCCCAGTCGATGATCGTGGAAACCTTCGAAACCGCTTGCACCTGGGACCGTTTCGACGAGTTGCGCGCCGCCGTGCAGGCGGCGGCCACGGCGGCCTTCGCGACGCTTCGGGTGACCGGAGTGGTCAGCTGCCGCTTCACCCACGTGTATCCCGACGGTCCCGCACCCTATTTCGGGATCTACGCGGCCGGGACCTGGGGCCGCACCGTCGAGCAGTGGGATGAGATCAAAGCCGCCGTGTCGCAAGCCCTTTCGGACGCCGGTGGCACGATCACCCATCATCACGCGGTCGGCCGCGACCACCGGCCCTGGTACGACCGCCAGCGCCCGGAGCCGTTCGCGGTCGCGCTGCGCGCCGCCAAGGCCGCACTCGACCCGGCGGGCATCCTCAACCCCGGTGTCCTGCTCGCCCCCGCCGCCCGATGA
- a CDS encoding TetR/AcrR family transcriptional regulator produces MSPAGTKGVPRERRVQQILDLATAEFGRRGYANASIAEIAAAAGVSKPLIYTYFGSRDGLHAACVHHAGERLVTAVAAAQSIPGASDKALATLTAIFTALDGRTHTWHLLYDPTLPRPSTAFDTARHYQNALNAMGSEGVTQVLTQAGLTTPADHSLALSLWFSIVSTTITWWTDHPEHTPHDMTTRCTRIFTALRQPPSTPA; encoded by the coding sequence ATGAGCCCCGCCGGAACCAAGGGCGTCCCGCGCGAGCGCCGCGTACAGCAGATCCTCGACCTGGCCACCGCCGAATTCGGCCGCCGCGGCTACGCCAACGCCTCGATCGCCGAGATCGCCGCCGCCGCCGGAGTGTCGAAACCGTTGATCTACACCTACTTCGGCTCCCGCGACGGCCTGCACGCCGCCTGCGTCCACCACGCCGGCGAACGCTTGGTCACCGCCGTCGCCGCCGCCCAATCGATCCCCGGCGCCTCCGACAAGGCCCTGGCCACCCTCACCGCCATCTTCACCGCCCTGGACGGCCGCACCCACACCTGGCACCTCCTCTACGACCCCACCCTGCCCCGCCCCAGCACAGCCTTCGACACCGCCCGCCACTACCAGAACGCCTTGAACGCCATGGGTTCCGAGGGCGTCACCCAAGTCCTCACCCAAGCCGGCCTCACCACCCCCGCCGACCACTCCCTGGCCCTGTCCCTCTGGTTCAGCATCGTCTCCACCACCATCACCTGGTGGACCGACCACCCCGAACACACCCCCCACGACATGACCACCCGCTGCACCCGAATCTTCACCGCCCTCCGCCAACCCCCCAGCACCCCCGCTTAA
- a CDS encoding acyl-CoA dehydrogenase family protein — MHISFNEGQHRLRKRLRAYFADLVTPEVRDGLRAGPGGEHGDGRVYKEVVRQLGRDGWLVLGWPEEHGGQGRSMLDQLIFLDEAAAAGVPLPYLTVNTVGPTIRRYGTPAQREFFLPRIARGELHFSIGYSEPSAGTDLAALRTRAVRDGDDYLVNGEKMWTSLIEYADYIWLAARTDPTAGKHAGLSILIVPTSAPGFSWTKVHTMAGVGTSATYYSDVRVPATALVGAENQGWSLITNQLNHERVALASAAPLRESLRQVTAWARGTVQPDGSRVMDAEWVRLHLARVHAHAEYLKLRNWRTAWAADRGELGPADASATKVFGTEFATEGYRLLMEVLGAESVIRTDSPGALLHGRIERLHRAALILTFGGGVNEVQRDIIAKTALGLPVTR; from the coding sequence ATGCACATCAGTTTTAACGAAGGCCAGCACCGATTGCGCAAGCGGCTACGCGCGTATTTCGCCGATCTGGTCACTCCCGAGGTTCGCGATGGTCTGCGCGCCGGCCCCGGCGGCGAACATGGCGACGGCCGCGTCTACAAGGAGGTGGTGCGTCAACTGGGCCGAGACGGCTGGCTGGTGCTGGGCTGGCCCGAAGAGCATGGCGGACAAGGGCGCTCCATGCTCGACCAGCTGATCTTCCTGGACGAGGCCGCCGCGGCGGGCGTGCCGCTGCCGTACCTCACCGTCAACACGGTCGGACCGACCATCAGGCGGTACGGCACGCCCGCCCAGCGCGAGTTCTTTCTGCCGCGTATCGCGCGCGGCGAATTGCATTTCTCCATCGGCTATTCCGAGCCGAGCGCGGGCACCGACCTGGCCGCTCTGCGCACCCGCGCCGTCCGCGACGGCGACGACTATCTCGTCAACGGCGAGAAGATGTGGACCAGCCTCATCGAGTACGCCGACTACATCTGGCTGGCGGCGCGCACCGACCCCACGGCCGGCAAGCACGCGGGCCTGTCGATCCTCATCGTCCCGACGTCGGCGCCGGGGTTCTCCTGGACCAAGGTCCACACCATGGCCGGGGTCGGCACCAGCGCCACCTACTACTCCGACGTGCGGGTGCCCGCCACCGCTCTGGTGGGTGCGGAGAATCAAGGCTGGTCACTGATCACCAACCAGCTCAATCACGAACGGGTGGCGCTGGCCTCGGCCGCACCGCTGCGCGAATCGCTGCGGCAGGTTACCGCGTGGGCGCGGGGGACCGTCCAACCCGACGGCTCCCGGGTCATGGACGCCGAATGGGTCCGCCTGCATCTGGCGCGCGTCCACGCGCACGCCGAGTACCTGAAGCTGCGCAACTGGCGCACCGCGTGGGCCGCCGACCGCGGTGAGCTCGGCCCCGCGGACGCCTCCGCCACCAAGGTCTTCGGCACCGAGTTCGCCACCGAGGGCTATCGACTGCTGATGGAGGTGCTGGGCGCCGAATCGGTGATCCGCACCGACTCACCCGGCGCGCTGCTGCACGGCCGCATCGAACGCCTGCATCGCGCCGCCCTGATTCTGACTTTCGGCGGCGGCGTCAACGAGGTCCAGCGCGACATCATCGCCAAGACCGCCCTCGGCCTGCCGGTCACCCGCTGA
- a CDS encoding acyl-CoA dehydrogenase family protein produces MDFEDTEAQRELAGLARDLLGDWARQHPEPEDSGFDPTLWRRMAGAGLLEAALPDGVGGGGYGLLEQCALLVEIGRTLAPAPYSGSIAVGAATLAEFGDDELVARWVSPLLSGEATLAPALAREFVAFEADRTAEGWRISGAQSAVADAAFADGFLVEARCGANSVLLLIGRETAGLTVTAQHVVDGTDAALLELRDVSVPAANALTTPGAAAFAARRATLAVCARQLGILARALEMTCEYACTRTQFGKPIGSFQAVRQRLADAYIDVEGVRLTLWQAAWREAHGLAADLEIAVAKFWAAQAGHRVAHTGVHVHASTGIYLDYPMQRYFTAAKRAEFESGAATAQLLRVGMGLDSGVDERGDAA; encoded by the coding sequence ATGGATTTCGAAGACACCGAAGCACAGCGGGAACTCGCCGGGCTTGCCCGCGACCTGCTTGGCGACTGGGCGCGACAGCATCCCGAGCCCGAGGACAGCGGGTTCGATCCCACGCTGTGGCGACGCATGGCGGGCGCCGGGCTGCTGGAGGCCGCTCTCCCTGACGGTGTGGGAGGCGGTGGTTATGGACTGCTCGAGCAATGTGCCCTGCTGGTCGAGATCGGTCGAACTCTCGCTCCCGCACCGTATTCCGGGAGCATCGCTGTCGGCGCGGCGACCCTTGCCGAATTCGGTGACGACGAGCTCGTCGCGCGCTGGGTATCGCCGCTGTTGAGCGGGGAGGCCACGCTCGCCCCGGCGCTGGCCCGTGAGTTCGTGGCCTTCGAGGCCGATCGAACCGCCGAGGGTTGGCGGATCAGCGGGGCGCAATCCGCTGTCGCGGACGCCGCTTTCGCCGATGGGTTTCTGGTGGAGGCCCGGTGCGGAGCGAATTCCGTTCTGCTGCTGATAGGTCGGGAGACGGCAGGGCTGACTGTTACCGCCCAGCACGTGGTCGACGGCACCGATGCGGCGTTGCTCGAGCTGCGAGACGTCTCGGTGCCTGCCGCGAACGCGCTCACCACGCCTGGGGCAGCCGCCTTCGCGGCCCGTCGCGCCACCCTCGCAGTCTGTGCCCGACAGCTCGGTATCCTCGCCCGTGCTCTGGAAATGACGTGCGAATACGCCTGCACCAGAACGCAGTTCGGCAAGCCGATCGGGTCGTTCCAGGCTGTGCGTCAGCGGCTTGCCGACGCCTATATCGACGTCGAGGGGGTGCGTCTGACGCTTTGGCAGGCGGCCTGGCGTGAAGCGCACGGACTCGCGGCGGATTTGGAGATTGCGGTCGCGAAATTCTGGGCGGCACAGGCGGGGCACCGGGTGGCGCATACCGGGGTGCATGTGCATGCCAGTACTGGGATCTATCTGGACTATCCGATGCAGCGGTATTTCACTGCCGCCAAGCGGGCGGAGTTCGAGTCGGGTGCGGCGACGGCTCAGTTGCTGCGCGTTGGGATGGGGCTTGATTCGGGTGTCGACGAGAGGGGGGACGCGGCGTAG